In Haloterrigena alkaliphila, a single genomic region encodes these proteins:
- a CDS encoding hydantoinase/oxoprolinase family protein has product MHTLGIDIGGTFTDFTLVDQRSGDVTVDKEPTTPANPAEGALTGASRILDENGVSFDDIDSVIHGTTLVSNTLIEGTGATTGLLTTAGIRDTLQLRRGSRYDMFDWEMEYPDPLVPRQRRLELNERLDDDGEVVEPLDREEVRERVGTLVEDHDIDSIAVSLLHSYESDVHERAVAEVIDDEYPDLNVSLSADVVPVIREYERTSTTVINAYVAPVVADYLSYLQSELQSEGFAGEVYMMTSSGGVVDVRTAKAEPVRLVESGPAAGVLASRIFGEKHGNDDVFSFDMGGTTAKGSIVEDGDIRMKYAADVARVHRFKEGSGYDLISPLIDLTEIGAGGGSIASVNDVGLVEVGPESAGSDPGPICYNQGGEEPTVTDASLLLGYLNPENFYGGRMDLAAEKTETVFAEELADPLEVSVTEAAWRVFEVVNENMATAFRRYAASRGIDTRGLSMTALGGAGPSHAFRVARKLGIDEVVCPYGAGVGSSIGLTEAPRMYEANSTSQAVLASLTAEDFRQQFESLREEAASVLERAGIDPDATEASLSLDMRHVDQGHEIKVPLEDCDIGDVTPDVALEAFERTYRETFNRETLEFPVEVLTYRLELREEAGTGETAQLTAPEGGSAEPDSRDVYFGPDYGTVATDVYHWDGLDAGRTVDGPVVVEADQTTVVADPDSTLTVADDYDITIEL; this is encoded by the coding sequence ATGCACACACTTGGCATAGATATCGGCGGGACGTTCACCGACTTCACGCTGGTCGATCAGCGGTCGGGCGATGTCACCGTCGACAAGGAGCCGACGACGCCGGCGAACCCGGCCGAGGGCGCCCTAACCGGCGCCAGTCGAATACTCGACGAGAACGGCGTCTCGTTCGACGATATTGACAGCGTCATCCACGGTACGACGCTGGTCTCGAACACGCTCATCGAGGGCACGGGGGCGACGACGGGACTGCTCACGACCGCCGGGATCCGCGACACGCTCCAGCTCCGTCGCGGGTCGCGCTACGACATGTTCGATTGGGAGATGGAGTACCCCGATCCGCTGGTCCCCCGGCAGCGTCGCCTCGAGTTGAACGAACGGCTGGACGACGACGGCGAGGTCGTCGAACCGCTCGACCGCGAGGAGGTACGCGAGCGGGTAGGAACGCTGGTCGAGGATCACGACATCGACTCGATAGCGGTCTCGCTATTGCACTCCTACGAGTCCGACGTCCACGAGCGAGCCGTGGCGGAAGTCATCGACGATGAGTATCCCGATCTGAACGTCTCGCTATCCGCCGACGTCGTTCCGGTCATCAGGGAGTACGAGCGAACCTCGACGACAGTCATCAATGCGTACGTCGCGCCGGTGGTGGCGGACTACCTCAGCTACCTCCAGTCGGAGTTGCAGTCTGAGGGATTCGCAGGTGAAGTGTACATGATGACGTCGTCCGGCGGCGTCGTCGACGTGCGGACGGCGAAGGCTGAGCCGGTTCGCCTCGTCGAGTCCGGTCCGGCAGCGGGCGTCCTCGCATCGCGCATCTTCGGTGAGAAACACGGGAACGACGACGTGTTCTCGTTCGACATGGGCGGCACCACCGCGAAGGGATCGATCGTCGAAGACGGCGACATCCGGATGAAGTACGCCGCCGACGTCGCTCGGGTCCACCGGTTCAAGGAGGGCAGCGGCTACGACCTCATCTCGCCGCTGATCGACCTCACCGAGATCGGCGCAGGCGGCGGCTCGATCGCCTCGGTGAACGACGTCGGACTCGTCGAGGTCGGCCCCGAGTCCGCCGGATCCGATCCCGGCCCCATCTGTTACAATCAAGGCGGCGAGGAGCCGACGGTGACGGACGCGTCGCTCCTGCTCGGCTACCTCAACCCCGAGAACTTCTACGGCGGCCGTATGGACCTAGCCGCGGAGAAAACCGAGACCGTCTTCGCCGAAGAGCTCGCGGACCCACTCGAGGTTTCGGTCACCGAGGCCGCGTGGCGGGTATTCGAAGTGGTAAACGAAAACATGGCCACGGCGTTCCGCCGCTACGCTGCCTCCCGTGGGATCGACACTCGCGGGCTCTCGATGACGGCCCTCGGCGGGGCTGGTCCCTCGCACGCGTTCCGCGTCGCCCGAAAGCTTGGCATCGACGAGGTCGTCTGCCCGTACGGTGCGGGCGTCGGCTCATCGATCGGCCTCACCGAAGCACCGCGCATGTACGAGGCCAACTCGACGAGCCAGGCTGTTCTCGCGTCGCTCACGGCCGAGGACTTCCGACAACAGTTCGAGTCGCTGCGCGAGGAGGCCGCGTCCGTCCTCGAGCGGGCCGGCATCGATCCCGACGCGACCGAGGCATCTCTCAGCCTCGACATGCGCCACGTCGATCAGGGCCACGAGATCAAGGTCCCCCTCGAGGACTGCGATATCGGCGACGTGACTCCTGATGTCGCCCTGGAGGCGTTCGAGCGCACCTATCGAGAGACGTTCAACCGCGAAACGCTGGAGTTCCCCGTCGAGGTGCTCACCTACCGACTCGAACTCAGAGAGGAGGCAGGAACCGGCGAAACAGCACAGCTCACCGCTCCCGAAGGCGGGAGCGCCGAACCTGACAGCCGCGACGTCTACTTCGGTCCCGACTACGGGACCGTCGCGACCGACGTCTACCACTGGGACGGCCTCGATGCGGGCCGGACGGTGGACGGTCCCGTCGTCGTCGAGGCCGACCAAACGACGGTCGTCGCCGACCCGGACTCGACGCTGACCGTGGCAGACGACTACGACATCACCATCGAACTATGA
- a CDS encoding phosphotransferase family protein, whose protein sequence is MTEFSSDALEEYLSGSFTDGPVSVDDVVAHTEGWSRDTVSFTAHYRENGDDQSDRLVLRAENELQHDADNAALPGNDIETEYETVAAAQDAPVPVPRVRWFDADGGPFDRGLFVMDHLEGEPPITWDPRDRQELYDAWDSSDRKLPDQFVDAAAGVHSIDGAAVPGIEDVPADEVVSREIDRWEELYRTAELKREPAVEEAIRWFRANEPTVPETTLIHGDFRIGNALVDGDEITGLLDWEFARVGDPLFDLGYASTRYFAGKLVEPIERPELACSLLEREWFYDEYERRTGRTVDRERVRYWQAFSAFVMLTICCWGAHQYKTGSSDDVRNAWFQYPIPGLIEDLLEIIEGDRL, encoded by the coding sequence ATGACTGAGTTTTCCTCCGACGCTCTCGAAGAGTACCTCTCAGGGTCGTTCACAGACGGACCGGTGTCCGTCGACGACGTCGTCGCACACACCGAGGGGTGGTCCCGAGACACGGTATCGTTCACGGCCCACTACCGCGAGAACGGCGACGACCAGTCCGATCGACTGGTCCTGCGGGCCGAGAACGAACTCCAGCACGACGCCGACAATGCGGCCCTGCCCGGGAACGACATCGAGACGGAATACGAAACGGTGGCGGCAGCCCAGGACGCCCCTGTCCCTGTGCCGCGGGTTCGCTGGTTTGACGCGGACGGCGGCCCGTTCGATCGCGGACTCTTCGTCATGGACCACCTCGAGGGTGAACCGCCGATCACGTGGGATCCGCGGGATCGACAGGAATTGTACGATGCGTGGGATTCCTCAGACCGCAAGCTCCCCGACCAGTTTGTCGACGCCGCAGCGGGAGTGCACTCGATCGACGGTGCGGCGGTCCCGGGGATCGAGGACGTACCGGCCGACGAGGTGGTCTCACGCGAGATCGACCGCTGGGAGGAGCTCTACCGGACTGCCGAGCTGAAACGGGAGCCGGCGGTCGAGGAGGCGATCCGCTGGTTCCGCGCGAACGAACCGACGGTCCCGGAGACGACGCTGATTCACGGTGACTTCCGGATTGGTAACGCTCTCGTCGACGGTGACGAAATCACTGGACTCCTCGACTGGGAGTTCGCCCGCGTTGGCGATCCGCTGTTCGATCTCGGCTACGCGAGCACCCGATACTTCGCTGGAAAACTCGTCGAGCCGATCGAACGACCCGAACTCGCCTGTTCGCTGCTCGAGCGGGAGTGGTTCTACGACGAGTACGAACGCCGGACGGGACGGACTGTCGATCGGGAGCGCGTCCGATACTGGCAGGCCTTCTCCGCGTTCGTTATGCTGACGATCTGCTGTTGGGGCGCCCACCAGTACAAGACAGGGTCGAGCGACGATGTCCGCAACGCCTGGTTCCAGTATCCGATTCCGGGACTGATCGAGGACCTCCTCGAAATAATCGAAGGCGACCGGCTCTGA
- a CDS encoding acyl-CoA dehydrogenase family protein, with product MDFRIPEQLQQLLDEIDAFIEDEIEPLQQEHERFFDHRREDARTNWEDGTPTAEWEALLEEMRRRADEAGLYRYMLPEEYGGRDGSNLGMAVIREHLARKGIGLHNVLQQEAAVVGNFNVPELLIEFGSEERKERHLEDLITGETTAAFGLTEPEHGSDATHMDTTAERDGDEWVINGAKRYNSGMHTADYDVVFARTDGDDGDHEGITAFWVPTDTDGLEVDYFHWTFNMPTDHAEVTLDDVRVPEDAILGEEGKGLQQASYFVHEGRIRQAASSVGAAQYCVDRAVEYAKERHTWDEPLSKRQGIQFPLADLHTEAEMVRNLVYKTAWQLDEDSQQSVSDKVSMANYRANLLACDAADRAMQVHGGKGYTRHEPFEHIYRHHRRYRITEGSEEIQKRNVAGHLFGYLG from the coding sequence ATGGACTTCCGGATCCCGGAGCAGCTCCAGCAGTTGCTCGACGAGATAGACGCGTTCATCGAAGACGAAATCGAACCGCTCCAGCAAGAGCACGAACGATTCTTCGATCACCGCCGCGAGGACGCGCGCACAAACTGGGAGGATGGCACGCCGACGGCCGAGTGGGAGGCGCTACTCGAGGAGATGCGCCGTCGCGCCGATGAGGCGGGACTGTACCGGTACATGCTCCCGGAGGAGTACGGCGGGCGAGACGGGAGCAACCTCGGGATGGCGGTGATCCGAGAACACCTCGCGAGGAAGGGGATCGGCCTCCACAATGTCTTGCAGCAGGAGGCGGCCGTGGTCGGGAACTTCAACGTGCCCGAACTGCTAATCGAGTTCGGTAGCGAGGAGCGGAAGGAGCGCCACCTCGAGGACTTAATCACCGGCGAGACGACCGCAGCGTTCGGCCTGACAGAACCGGAGCACGGTAGCGACGCGACGCACATGGATACGACCGCCGAGAGGGACGGCGACGAGTGGGTGATCAACGGAGCAAAGCGGTACAACAGCGGGATGCACACCGCTGACTACGATGTCGTCTTCGCTCGCACCGACGGCGACGACGGCGATCACGAGGGCATCACGGCGTTCTGGGTCCCGACGGATACGGACGGGCTAGAGGTCGACTACTTCCACTGGACGTTCAACATGCCTACGGACCACGCCGAGGTGACCCTCGACGACGTCCGCGTCCCCGAGGACGCGATCCTAGGTGAGGAGGGGAAAGGGCTCCAGCAGGCGTCGTACTTCGTCCACGAGGGCCGCATCAGGCAGGCCGCCTCGAGCGTCGGGGCGGCCCAGTACTGCGTCGACCGGGCCGTCGAGTACGCGAAGGAGCGCCACACATGGGACGAACCGCTCTCAAAGCGACAGGGAATCCAGTTCCCGCTGGCCGACCTGCACACGGAAGCCGAGATGGTGCGAAACCTCGTCTACAAGACGGCGTGGCAACTGGACGAGGACAGTCAACAGAGCGTCAGCGATAAGGTATCGATGGCGAACTACCGTGCGAACCTACTGGCCTGCGACGCCGCCGACAGGGCGATGCAGGTCCACGGCGGGAAGGGGTATACCCGCCACGAACCATTCGAACACATCTACCGGCACCATCGGCGCTACCGGATCACCGAGGGCTCGGAGGAAATCCAGAAACGCAACGTCGCCGGCCACCTCTTCGGCTACCTCGGGTAG
- a CDS encoding acetoacetate decarboxylase family protein, translating to MSGFVRSEDEIEAIQERMAENRFYDATQVAIQFRTRESIVDRILPPGLEPTEEPVVRVDVVDVGRSNCVGSFLGAGVYVRAHHDGHVGEYCLTMPMSTEAAITWGRELFGEPKKKATISLERSGNEVRGRVSRSGESLIEIDATMETEHQPDPNPQTIYHYKSLPDATGRGFQFDPTLVRVTLDTDLHAYESGSGSLSLGTGPDNPLGELEIEEILGAAYTEANLHSRQENVTTVDPESFLPYAYGTGRTNNWLELDTLSDAPDR from the coding sequence ATGTCCGGATTCGTGAGATCGGAAGACGAAATCGAAGCGATTCAGGAGCGAATGGCGGAGAACAGATTTTACGACGCGACGCAGGTAGCGATCCAGTTCCGTACTCGAGAGTCGATAGTCGACCGCATCCTCCCGCCCGGTTTGGAGCCGACCGAGGAGCCGGTGGTACGGGTCGACGTCGTCGACGTCGGACGCAGTAACTGCGTCGGCTCGTTCCTCGGGGCTGGCGTCTACGTGCGGGCTCATCACGACGGTCACGTCGGCGAGTACTGTCTTACAATGCCGATGTCGACCGAAGCCGCGATCACGTGGGGACGGGAGCTGTTCGGCGAACCGAAGAAAAAGGCCACCATCTCGCTCGAGCGGAGCGGAAACGAGGTGAGAGGACGGGTGTCCCGGAGCGGCGAGTCGCTCATCGAGATAGACGCAACCATGGAAACGGAACACCAGCCCGATCCGAACCCGCAGACGATCTACCACTACAAATCGCTCCCTGACGCAACCGGGCGGGGGTTCCAGTTCGATCCGACGCTGGTCCGCGTCACGCTAGACACCGACCTTCACGCGTACGAATCCGGATCTGGCTCGCTTTCGCTGGGAACGGGTCCCGACAATCCCCTCGGCGAACTCGAGATCGAGGAGATTCTGGGAGCGGCGTACACCGAAGCGAACCTCCACTCGAGGCAGGAGAACGTGACCACCGTCGACCCCGAATCGTTCCTTCCGTACGCCTACGGGACCGGGCGCACCAATAACTGGCTCGAGTTGGATACTCTGTCCGACGCCCCTGACCGATGA
- a CDS encoding hydantoinase/oxoprolinase family protein, translating to MGYLCNVDTGGTHTDAVVIDDDGAVTEAKAPSTPDDFSRGFFNSLEVAAEKLGVSLEVLLSNTDLVSHGTTVGTNAIIEGEGTRAGLVTTRGAEDVLFIMRAAAGRSTGLPTEEVLRFQESTKPDPIVPKRRVEGIDERIDCMGETVVEFNEDRAREAARELADKGVDSVAISFLWSFLDASHEDRMAAILEEELDDAFITQSSELIPKWGEYERTAATAINAYIGPTTAEYIRKIDDRLAEVGYDGTLLVMQSGGGVMSAEDAVDEPLRTIDSGPVGGLIGCQYLAEQLGHDDVIAGDMGGTSFDIGLLTDGEPLTEPTNVINQYEYMMRTITTESIGSGGGSIATADTRADRLQVGPQSAGADPGPACYGQGGTEPTVTDADLLLGFLDEEDFLGGRMTLDVDRARGAVEPVADDLGMDVMEAASGIVRIANAKMADMIRQRTVNEGHDPRNFVMYAYGGAGPLHVPSLAPQLGIDEVVIPGGSTASVWSAVGVSSSDVLHREEISDIRSAPFDPSAITAQFRSLEDDVRSDLRDEGFDDNEIDVDRYADLRYQAQVHQLSVPVPNGTLDEDDMDAVIDRFERAYEDRYGEGAGYSESGFELVTIRCDGYGETVKPDLETSMADDEPEPRRTTDVYWPDEGRFVETPRYHDDDVGPGARLDGPAVVAMEHTTIAIPPGDRCEIDHLNNYVITNE from the coding sequence ATGGGATACCTATGCAACGTCGATACCGGCGGTACCCATACCGACGCTGTCGTCATCGACGACGACGGAGCGGTGACGGAGGCAAAAGCCCCGTCCACGCCGGACGACTTCTCACGGGGATTTTTCAACTCCCTGGAAGTCGCAGCGGAGAAGTTGGGCGTATCGCTCGAGGTCCTGCTGTCGAACACCGACCTCGTCTCCCACGGGACGACCGTCGGGACCAACGCCATCATCGAGGGGGAGGGGACCCGCGCAGGACTGGTCACGACTCGCGGTGCCGAGGATGTCCTGTTCATCATGCGGGCCGCCGCGGGGCGGTCGACGGGACTTCCGACCGAGGAAGTGCTCCGGTTTCAGGAGTCGACGAAACCCGACCCCATCGTCCCCAAACGCCGTGTTGAGGGCATTGACGAACGAATTGACTGTATGGGCGAGACGGTCGTCGAGTTCAACGAGGACCGCGCCCGCGAAGCTGCTCGCGAGCTCGCCGACAAGGGCGTCGATTCGGTAGCGATCAGCTTTCTCTGGTCGTTCCTGGACGCCTCGCACGAGGATCGAATGGCGGCCATTCTCGAGGAGGAGCTCGACGACGCGTTCATCACCCAATCGTCGGAACTCATCCCGAAGTGGGGCGAGTACGAACGAACTGCCGCCACGGCCATCAACGCCTACATCGGGCCGACGACCGCCGAGTACATTCGGAAGATCGACGACCGCCTGGCGGAAGTCGGTTACGATGGGACGCTGCTGGTCATGCAGTCCGGCGGTGGCGTGATGTCGGCCGAGGACGCGGTCGACGAGCCTCTTCGGACGATCGATTCCGGACCGGTCGGCGGACTGATCGGCTGTCAGTACCTCGCCGAACAGCTCGGACACGACGACGTCATCGCCGGTGATATGGGCGGCACGAGTTTCGACATCGGGCTGCTCACCGACGGCGAGCCGCTGACCGAGCCGACGAACGTGATCAACCAGTATGAATATATGATGCGGACGATCACGACGGAGTCGATCGGATCCGGCGGGGGCTCCATCGCCACAGCCGATACCCGGGCCGACCGACTGCAAGTCGGACCGCAGTCGGCGGGGGCCGACCCCGGACCGGCCTGCTACGGCCAGGGCGGTACCGAACCGACGGTGACGGACGCGGACCTGCTGCTCGGCTTCCTCGACGAGGAGGACTTCCTCGGCGGCCGCATGACGCTCGACGTCGACCGGGCGCGTGGCGCCGTCGAGCCAGTCGCCGACGATCTCGGCATGGACGTCATGGAAGCTGCGAGCGGAATCGTCCGAATCGCCAACGCGAAGATGGCCGATATGATCCGACAGCGGACCGTCAACGAGGGCCACGACCCGCGGAACTTCGTCATGTACGCCTATGGTGGCGCGGGACCGCTACACGTGCCCTCGCTGGCCCCCCAGCTCGGTATCGACGAGGTCGTGATCCCCGGCGGCTCGACCGCGTCGGTCTGGTCGGCGGTCGGCGTCTCGTCGTCGGACGTCCTTCACCGAGAGGAGATCTCGGACATCAGATCCGCACCGTTCGATCCGTCGGCGATTACGGCCCAGTTTCGGAGCCTCGAGGACGACGTCCGGAGCGACCTCCGCGATGAGGGGTTCGACGACAACGAGATCGACGTCGACCGGTATGCGGACCTCCGCTATCAGGCGCAGGTCCATCAACTGTCGGTTCCAGTCCCGAATGGAACGCTCGACGAGGACGATATGGACGCGGTCATCGACCGATTCGAGCGCGCTTACGAGGACCGATACGGCGAGGGGGCGGGCTACAGCGAGTCCGGCTTCGAACTCGTCACGATCCGCTGTGATGGGTACGGTGAGACGGTCAAGCCGGACCTCGAGACGTCCATGGCGGATGACGAGCCCGAACCGCGACGGACGACCGATGTGTACTGGCCCGACGAGGGCCGGTTTGTCGAGACACCGCGGTACCACGACGACGACGTCGGCCCGGGCGCACGTCTCGACGGCCCGGCCGTCGTCGCCATGGAGCATACGACGATCGCGATTCCGCCCGGCGATCGCTGCGAGATCGACCACCTCAACAACTACGTGATCACCAATGAGTGA
- a CDS encoding hydantoinase B/oxoprolinase family protein: MSDSQHTGSDIWEDFTSGYVPDEELDVHPSLSLHAKANDDIDPVTHEVLRHRLYSINEEHGQTLENVSGSPVAYYAQDFNPTILAEDGEVIFQGPYIQFFSPIAELQVKWILENRSDNPGIEPGDVFLANDPWIGATHQPDVHFIAPVFEDGELFAWVVNTLHQYDIGGIDPGSFCPGADDVFHEPSPIPPIKIVEGGERREDLRQLYLRQSRLPQMVGLDFNAQLAGVNVARDRLTEVVDEYGASTVKGVMRDVLDDAERSFTEKLETIPDGTWRARGYMDGSQTGDTDLYVGQVQLTKEGDTLTFTNEGTEDEAGAMNLTYAGFRTAIMSVLNPMMMYDAMWVAGGALRHIDIETTPGTFTHAEWPSAVSTGGQIGIEFAICLINDVVARMLASSDEHKRDIINGTHESSGAVAQAGIDQWGDEFGTMNLDCMGLGGVGASPHKDGIDTGGAYWAPKAPIPNMEHNEQDYPILYLYRDEVPDSGGAGEFRGGVGMHYCWIPHNTSQIENVLAGVGGAVPLSRGVSGEPGATLRPRIVRDSDIESRLEAGEIPERATDAEGAVAKLPSKSYDTQEPDDIWEVRTAGSPGYGDPLERDPEDVAEDVRNGYVSESVAADTYGVVLTEAGGRIVSDLDATADRRDELRDERLANSTIPAEN; the protein is encoded by the coding sequence ATGAGTGACAGCCAGCACACCGGTTCCGACATTTGGGAGGACTTCACGAGCGGATACGTACCTGACGAGGAGCTCGACGTTCATCCGAGCCTCTCGCTGCACGCGAAAGCCAACGATGATATTGACCCCGTCACTCACGAAGTCCTCAGGCATCGGTTGTACAGCATCAACGAAGAGCACGGCCAGACCCTAGAGAACGTCTCCGGGTCGCCGGTCGCCTACTACGCGCAGGACTTCAACCCGACCATCCTCGCCGAGGACGGCGAGGTCATCTTTCAGGGGCCGTACATTCAGTTCTTCTCGCCGATCGCGGAGCTACAGGTCAAGTGGATCCTCGAGAATCGTTCGGACAATCCCGGAATCGAGCCCGGGGACGTGTTCCTTGCGAACGACCCCTGGATCGGTGCGACCCACCAGCCCGACGTCCACTTCATCGCTCCGGTCTTCGAGGACGGCGAGCTCTTCGCCTGGGTCGTCAACACGCTCCATCAGTACGACATCGGCGGTATCGATCCCGGCAGCTTCTGTCCAGGTGCTGATGACGTCTTCCACGAACCGTCGCCGATTCCGCCCATTAAGATCGTCGAAGGCGGTGAACGTCGCGAGGACCTCCGACAGCTCTATCTACGCCAGTCGCGGCTCCCGCAGATGGTGGGTCTCGACTTCAACGCACAGCTGGCCGGCGTCAACGTCGCCCGCGACCGCCTGACTGAGGTCGTCGACGAGTACGGTGCGTCGACCGTCAAGGGCGTTATGCGCGACGTGCTCGACGACGCGGAGCGGTCGTTCACCGAGAAGCTCGAGACGATTCCCGACGGCACGTGGCGCGCCCGCGGATACATGGACGGGTCGCAGACGGGCGATACCGACCTCTACGTAGGCCAGGTGCAGTTGACCAAGGAGGGTGACACGCTCACGTTCACGAACGAGGGAACGGAAGACGAGGCCGGTGCGATGAACCTCACGTACGCCGGATTCCGGACCGCGATCATGAGCGTGTTGAACCCGATGATGATGTATGACGCGATGTGGGTCGCCGGCGGCGCGCTGCGACACATCGATATCGAGACGACGCCCGGCACGTTCACCCACGCCGAGTGGCCCTCGGCCGTCTCGACCGGCGGGCAGATCGGCATCGAGTTCGCTATCTGTCTCATCAACGACGTCGTCGCTCGGATGCTCGCGTCCTCCGACGAACACAAGCGGGACATCATCAACGGAACCCACGAGTCATCGGGCGCCGTCGCACAGGCCGGTATCGACCAGTGGGGCGACGAGTTCGGGACGATGAACCTCGACTGCATGGGTCTCGGCGGCGTCGGTGCCTCTCCTCACAAGGACGGCATCGACACCGGCGGAGCCTACTGGGCCCCGAAGGCGCCGATCCCGAACATGGAGCACAACGAACAGGACTACCCGATCCTGTACCTCTACCGGGACGAAGTTCCCGACTCCGGGGGTGCCGGCGAGTTCCGCGGCGGCGTCGGGATGCACTACTGCTGGATCCCTCACAACACGTCGCAGATCGAGAACGTGCTCGCCGGCGTTGGCGGGGCGGTGCCGCTCTCGCGCGGCGTCTCCGGTGAGCCGGGCGCCACGCTTCGCCCTAGAATCGTCCGCGATTCGGACATCGAATCACGCCTCGAGGCCGGGGAGATTCCCGAGCGAGCGACCGACGCCGAGGGAGCAGTGGCGAAACTGCCCTCGAAGTCCTACGACACGCAGGAACCCGACGACATCTGGGAGGTCCGGACCGCGGGGTCGCCGGGATACGGCGACCCGCTCGAACGCGATCCGGAGGACGTTGCCGAAGACGTCCGGAACGGATACGTCTCGGAGTCGGTCGCCGCCGACACCTACGGCGTGGTGCTGACGGAGGCGGGCGGACGAATCGTGTCCGACCTCGATGCGACAGCTGACCGGCGAGACGAACTGCGCGACGAACGACTCGCGAACAGCACGATCCCAGCGGAGAACTGA
- a CDS encoding acetone carboxylase subunit gamma — protein sequence MEVHEYLELEPDARVFSCRECGHELCDADRNFKEYCAMETSPVEEIGPAFDAPADILGENHGLEFRRFYCPNCAVLMDHEIARETDPILHDLEIDLEAL from the coding sequence ATGGAAGTCCACGAATACCTCGAACTCGAACCCGATGCGCGCGTCTTCTCGTGCCGCGAGTGCGGTCACGAACTCTGTGACGCCGATCGGAACTTCAAGGAGTACTGTGCGATGGAAACGTCTCCCGTCGAGGAGATCGGCCCCGCGTTCGACGCGCCCGCCGACATCCTCGGGGAGAATCACGGACTCGAGTTCCGCCGGTTCTACTGTCCGAACTGCGCGGTCCTGATGGACCACGAGATCGCTCGAGAGACGGATCCGATCCTCCACGATCTGGAGATCGACCTCGAGGCGCTGTAG